One Triticum dicoccoides isolate Atlit2015 ecotype Zavitan chromosome 4B, WEW_v2.0, whole genome shotgun sequence genomic window carries:
- the LOC119292990 gene encoding WAT1-related protein At1g44800-like has protein sequence MGSSFKLKWGPAICMVLIELFTTGQMLLTKVVVDAGLFVFALLTYRFFLGAALVVPLALIFEPFTIPGLYYIGLGDTSPGYAINFYNIIPIATFILAVLFRKESLDMRSLVGNIKVIGTLVCVGGTLVISLYKGKVLHLWPTNIIGYHPKQAGAAFGHHHVRGTVLLITSCLSLAVWYTVQAILNTAAKFVMISWVVTQRGPTYPAMFCAVSVFFTTILDSLLLGHDLSVGSILGMFMILAGLYLFLWGKRKDSILPSEENPKEQMLFENEDKNDKSVANVSTIDSPLLSTASCISLLLYERIEMELGKGGFIGL, from the exons ATGGGGTCGTCGTTTAAGTTGAAGTGGGGGCCGGCGATCTGCATGGTGCTCATCGAGCTGTTCACCACGGGGCAGATGCTGCTCACCAAGGTGGTGGTCGACGCCGGGCTCTTCGTCTTCGCCCTCCTCACCTACCGCTTCTTCCTCGGCGCCGCCCTCGTCGTCCCTCTCGCCCTCATCTTTGAGCC ATTCACAATTCCTGGTCTCTACTACATTGGCCTCGGAGACACATCGCCAGGATACGCGATAAACTTCTATAACATCATCCCAATTGCCACCTTCATCCTCGCGGTCCTTTTCAG GAAGGAGTCACTGGACATGAGGAGCCTGGTGGGGAACATCAAGGTCATTGGAACCCTAGTCTGTGTTGGAGGAACTCTGGTGATCAGCCTGTACAAGGGCAAGGTGCTGCACCTTTGGCCCACCAATATCATCGGCTACCACCCGAAGCAAGCCGGAGCTGCGTTTGGTCACCACCATGTGCGTGGAACCGTCTTGCTCATCACCAGCTGCCTCAGCCTCGCCGTTTGGTACACAGTACAG GCAATACTTAACACTGCTGCCAAGTTTGTGATGATTTCGTGGGTTGTCACGCAGCGCGGGCCAACCTATCCGGCCATGTTTTGTGCCGTGTCGGTGTTCTTCACTACTATTCTTGACTCACTGCTTCTCGGCCATGATCTATCCGTTGGGAG TATTCTCGGCATGTTCATGATTCTAGCTGGGCTCTATCTTTTCCTCTGGGGAAAGAGAAAAGATTCGATACTACCAAGCGAAGAAAACCCGAAGGAGCAAATGTTGTTTGAGAATGAAGATAAGAACGATAAATCAGTTGCCAATGTAT ccaCAATAGATTCGCCCCTGCTCTCCACTGCCTCATGCATTTCCCTCCTTCTatatgaaaggatcgagatggaactGGGGAAGGGGGGGTTCATAGGTCTCTAA